A genomic stretch from Juglans microcarpa x Juglans regia isolate MS1-56 chromosome 3S, Jm3101_v1.0, whole genome shotgun sequence includes:
- the LOC121257074 gene encoding universal stress protein PHOS32-like, with product MAKAGTKLPSFCLKRIRPHARVRSPPVQSKPGNVMSSNKSDKKSENPGTVQEEKSGDHGVKPGLVISRRIMVVVDSSLEAKGALQWALSHTVQIEDTVILLCVTRPSKQGTCSQGSIKKIVPRSYEFIDSLKKLCQSKKPEVKLEVAVVERKEKGPAIVEEARKQGVSMLVLGQKKRSTTLRLMMMWAGKRVTGGVVEYCIHNADCLAIAVRRKSKKLGGYLITTKRQKDFWLLA from the exons ATGGCCAAAGCAGGCACAAAGTTACCGAGTTTCTGCCTAAAGAGAATCAGGCCTCATGCTAGAGTTCGTTCCCCTCCTGTACAATCTAAGCCTGGGAATGTCATGAGTTCCAACAAATCTGATAAAAAAAGTGAGAATCCTGGCACTGTCCAAGAAGAAAAATCAGGTGATCATGGGGTGAAACCCGGATTGGTGATTAGTAGGAGAATAATGGTTGTGGTTGATTCCAGCCTTGAAGCTAAAGGAGCTTTACAATGGGCACTCTCCCACACAGTTCAGATCGAGGACACTGTTATTCTTCTTTGTGTAACAAGGCCCTCTAAGCAAG GCACCTGCAGTCAAGGGTCCATCAAGAAGATTGTTCCAAGGAGTTATGAATTTATTGACTCGTTGAAAAAACTGTGTCAGTCGAAGAAACCTGAG GTGAAACTTGAGGTAGCAGTTGtggaaaggaaggaaaaaggACCTGCTATAGTGGAAGAAGCAAGAAAACAAGGGGTGTCAATGCTGGTTTTAGGGCAGAAGAAACGCTCCACAACATTGCGCCTTATGATGATGTGGGCAGGCAAACGGGTCACGGGTGGAGTTGTGGAGTACTGTATCCATAATGCTGATTGCTTGGCAATTGCAGTGAGGAGGAAAAGCAAGAAGCTTGGAGGGTATTTGATCACCACCAAGCGTCAGAAAGATTTCTGGCTCTTGGCTTAA